In the genome of Nocardioides sp. NBC_00368, the window CACGTCGGGGATGCGGGCGCCGGCGTCGACGAGGAGCCGGGAGGCTTCGGCCTTGTCGTCGGGGAGATTCGCCAGCAGCTCGGCGATCTCGTCGGGGAAGATGTCGGGATAGTCGATGGCCGGTTCGGGGTCGGGGATGTTCTCCGGGAACGGGATCCGGTCCAGGAGGGCGCCGTCGGCGTCGGCGGGCTTGGTGGCCGTGCGACCGTTGCTGAACTGCGGGACCATCCCGGCTCCGGGAGCAGCCTCGGCGGCGGTGCGCGCGGCGTCGGGCACCCGGCTCGACACCCGCTGGCGGGCGTCGGGAGTGGCGAGCGCCGAGGCCATCTCGCGCGTCCGGGGCTCCCGTGACGGCGTCACCTCGCGGGGAACGTCTGAGACGGTGTCGGCGGTCCGGTCGAAGGGGATGTCGGTCGGCGCCTCGATGGCCCGGTCGGAGCCGCGAGCGGGCGCGACGTGGGGGACCTGCTCCGCGACCGGCACGCTGAGCGCCTCATGGACGTCGGGCAGGGTGATCGGCAGCCGGTCGGCCTGGCGGGTGCCCTCGGCGACCGCGGCGAACGCGTCGACCCACTGAGTGATCTGCTCGCGCATCGCGCCCGGCGCGACGGACCGCAGCGCCACCGCCTCGGCGCGCCAGTAGCGCTTCTGCGCGCGCTCGAGCTTCCGGCGCGAGGAGGCCGTACGCTTCCGCACCGCCGTGTCGCGAGCCCGCCGCCACTCGACCCGGGTGGCCAGGAGGGCGTGCATCCGGGCGCCCATCCGCAGGTCGGACCAGGAGCGCTCCATGGCCAGGTGGCGGTCGCCGACGAGCGCCAGGTGCCACATCAGCGCGGCCAGCAGCGGCACGATGAACCGGAACGCCGCGGCGGTGGCGGCGTGGCCGAGGTGGATCTCGTGCCAGCCGGCGAAGAACCCGGACGCGGCCGACAGGAGCCACGTCAGGGTGAGCAGCGTCTGCGCCGGCCGGTCCTGCTGGGCCGCCTCTCGCGCCATCAGCGCGACGGTGACCAGGGAGAGCTCGAAGACCCCGGCGAAGGCGTAGGCGTTGATCGTGCCCATGGCGAGCACGTCGCGTCCGAAGCCGACCATCGCGACGTACGCAGCCGCCGTCGAGATCAGCGCGACCGAGACGGCGCCGAAGAGGATCAGGCCACGGCCGTTCGCTGCCGCGCCGTTGCCAATCGGGGTCGGCCGGTCCGAGGTCGTGTCGTTGTCGGGACGCATCGTGGGGTCTCCGGTACCTGAGGCGGTCGATCGTTCGGGCCCCGGGAGTCTAGGGGATGGAACACACGTTCGAAGCGAACGTGGATGGAGTGTTGCCGAACCGGTCCGAAATTGGGCCGCCGGGACGCGGCACCCGGGGCTACAGTCCGCTCATGTCGAAGACGGCGGTGCGCCGCGTACTTTTCAGGTCGTTCTGGGCGGTGATCGGGCTGGTCGTCGCGGTCAGCCTCTTCAAGCTGGCCTTCACCGGCTCGACGCAGGACGCCGACGGCGCACCGCTGACGCCGACCGGGGAGATCCCGCCGGAGGAGGTCGTCGCCGAGAAGGGCACGATCTCCAACTCGCTCACGATCGACGGGACCATCGTGATCGACAAGCCGGTCTCGGCGACGAGCTCGGTCACCGGCGTGCTGGCGCACAAGTTCGCCGACACCGGTGCCAAGGTCAAGAAGGGCGACAAGCTCTTCCAGGTGCGGGCCGAGGAGGAGCCCGCCGAAGCGGCCGTCGAAGAGCCTGCCGAGGAGGCCGACGAGCCCGGGAAGGTCGATGACGCCACCGGCGACGGCGACCGCGACGACGCCCCGGTCGAGCCGCCGGCGCCGAAGCCGGTCTACCACTGGTACACGGTCGTCGCGCCCGCCACCGGCATCGTCGGCAACTACGCCGTCGACATGATGACCGACGTCGCCGAGGATGGAGTGGTCGTCTCGATCCGTCCCACGACCTTCCACGCGGTCGGCGCGATCTCACCGCTGGACCGTTACCGGCTGGCCGGCAACCCCGACCGCGCGACCGTGACCATCGAGGGCGGCCCCAAGCCGTTCACCTGCACCGACCTGGTCGTCGGCGACGCGGCGACCGAGACGATCGCCGGCGACGCCCCCGAGGACGAGATGATGGAGGGGGCACCCGGCGGCGAGGGCGAGTCCGGCGCGGGCGCCCGGATCAGCTGCCTGGTGCCGGAGAAGGTGACCGTCTTCGACGGCCTGACGATGAGCATGGCCATCGACGCGGGCGCGAGCGACGGCGACGTCGTCACCATCCCGGTCACCGCGGTCACGGGTCTGGTCCGGGACGGCAGCGTCTGGGTCGTCGGCGAGGACGGCACCCCCACCGAGCAGCCGGTGAAGCTCGGCCTCACCGATGGCAAGCTGGTCGAGGTCACCAGCGGGCTGAAGGCCGGCGACTCGGTGCTGCGCTACGTCCCGGGTTCGAAGGAGTCGGGCGGCGGCAAGGGCGACGAGATGGCCGAGGAAATGCCCATGGGGGAGATGTGAGCGCTGAGGAGCTCCTGAGGCTCACCGGCGTGGCCCGTACGGTCGAGCTCCCCGACGGCGAGGACCTGCACATCCTGACCGGCGTCGACCTGCACGTACGCCGCGGGGACCACGTCGGCATCGTCGGCCGATCCGGAACCGGCAAGTCGACGCTGCTGAACCTGCTCGGCCTGCTGGACCGGCCCACCGGCGGCACCCTGGAGTGGGCCGGTCGCAACGTCACCGACATCAGCAGCCGGCAGGCCGCCCGGATCCGCGGGCGGGACGTCGGGTTCGTCTTCCAGCAGTTCAACCTGCTGCCGGGGCGTACGGCGCTGGAGAACGTGATGGCACCGCTGCTGTACGCCTCGGGCAGGGAGTTCTGGCAGCGCCGCCGGATCGCGGCGACGATGCTGGACAAGGTCGGGCTCGGTGACCGGCTCGACGCGATGCCGCAGTTCCTCTCCGGCGGTGAGCAGCAGCGCATCGCCATCGCCCGCGCCCTGGTACGCACCCCGTCGGTGGTGCTCGCCGACGAGCCGACCGGAGCCCTCGACGTCGAGACCGGCGCGATGGTGATGAGGCTGCTCGACCAGGCGACCTACGACTCCGGCGCGGCACTGATCACGATCACCCACGACCAGAACGTCGCGGCGCTGGCCCGGCGGCGGTTTCGGCTCGCCGAGGGTCGGCTGCACCCGCTGACCGAGGAGGCGGTCGCGTGAGGACGGCCCTGGCGCGGATCGTCACCGGCTTGGCCGCCTCGACCGTCGAGGCGTGGCAGGAGCTGCGCATCCACAAGCTCCGGGTGCTGTTGTCGCTGGTCGGCGTGGCGGTGGCGGTCGCCTCGATCACCGCGACGGTGGCGGCCGGCCAGATCGCGAAGCAGATGTTCACCGAGTCCTACGAGACCGACGGGCGACCGGCGCACATCTCGATCATGGCCTACGACGACCGCAACGGCATGCCGCTCTCCGTCGAGCGGGTCCGGCCAGCGTTCCAGACGGTCGCGGAGCGGTTCGACGTCACGTACGCCTCCGCGCGGATCTCCGCCTACGACATCAAGGCGACCACCGCGAGCCGGAGCAAGCGAATCGAGCTGATGGGAGTCGATCCTGCGTACGCGGCGATCCACCGGGTCGTGGTCCCGCAGGGCCGCTGGCTGGAGGAGTCGGACACGGAGCGCCTCTCCCCGGCGCTCGTGGTCGACGAGACGTTCCTGAAGAAGCTCGGTCTGCAGGGCACGCCGCTGCCGACCGCGGTCGAGCTGAACGGCCAGGGTCTGTCGGTGACCGCCACGATCGTCGGGGTGACCAGCCTGCGCGGCTACGGCACGCCGCGGGCGTTCATGCTGGCCGACTCGCTCGAGCACTGGCAGACCGGAACCCCGTCGGACGCCAGCTACGAGATGTGGGTGCCGGTCGAGGGCGCCGACCAGCTCGCGTCCGAGATCAACCTGGCGATGCGCGCCGAGCTCCCGGGTCTCCAGGTCGACGCCCAGCGCGACGACTACATGGCGTGGGGCGGTGAGGACCCGATCGGGCCGATCAAGTGGGTGATCATCGGGATCGCCGGCATCATCCTGCTGCTCGGCGCCCTGAGCCTGCTCAACATCGCGCTGGTCACCATCCAGCAGCGGATCCGGGAGATCGGGATCCGGCGCAGCTTCGGTGCGACCACCGGGAGGGTGTTCTTCTCGGTGATGATGGAGAGCGTCGTGGCCACCGTCGTCGCAGGCGTGATCGGCGTGCTCCTGGCCGTGGCCGCCGTCAAGAACCCGCTGGTGGAGAAGTACGTCCTCCAGGGCATCGACGACGTCCCGCCCTTCCCGCTCTCGGCGGCCTTCCTCGGTCTCGCCGTCGCGCTCGCGGTCGGCGCGATCGCGGGCATCCTCCCGGCGATGATCGCCGCCCGGGTCAAGATCATCGACGCGATCCGGTTCTAAAACGATTCGGCGGTCGAGCCTGTCGAGACCTCCCGTGACTAGACGGGGGTCTCGACAAGCTCGACCACCGGCCGAGCGAGGATCACTCGCCGCGGATGAACGCCTCCAGCTGGGCGCGACCCTCGGTGTCCTCGATCTGCACCGGCGGGCTCTTCATCAGGTAGGCCGAGGCCGGGATGATCGGGCCGCCGATGCCGCGGTCCTTGGCGATCTTCGCGGCACGGACGGCGTCGATGATGATGCCGGCGGAGTTGGGCGAGTCCCACACCTCGAGCTTGTACTCCAGGTTGAGCGGGACGTCACCGAACGCGCGACCCTCGAGCCGAACGTACGCCCACTTGCGGTCGTCGAGCCACTGCACGTAGTCCGAGGGACCGATGTGCACGTTGCGGTCGTCGATCTTGTCGGCCAGCTCGCCCTTGAGGTTGGAGGTGACCGCCTGCGTCTTGGACACCTTCTTGGACTCCAGGCGCTCGCGCTCGAGCATGTTCTTGAAGTCCATGTTGCCGCCGACGTTGAGCTGGTACGTACGGTCCAGCGCGACGCCGCGGTCCTCGAACAGCTTGGCCATGACGCGGTGGGTGATGGTGGCACCGACCTGCGACTTGATGTCGTCACCGACGATCGGGACGCCGGCGGCCTCGAACTTCGCGGCCCACTCCGGGTCGGAGGCGATGAAGACCGGCAGGGCGTTGACGAAGGCGACGCCCGCGTCGATCGCGCACTGCGCGTAGAACTTGTCGGCCTCCTCCGAGCCCACGGGAAGGTAGGAGACGAGGACGTCGACCTCCTTCTCGCGAAGGATCGAGACGACGTCCACGGGGTCGAGGCCCGACTCGGAGATGGTCTGCTTGTAGTACTTGCCCAGGCCGTCGAGCGTGGGACCACGCTGCACCTCGACGCCCGTGAACGGGACGTCGGCGATCTTGATGGTGTTGTTCTCGGAGGCGTTGATCGCCTCGGAGAGGTCCTTGCCGACCTTCTTGTCGTCGACGTCGAAGGCAGCGACGAACTCGACGTCAGAGACGTGGTAGTCGCCGAACGTGACGTGCATCAGGCCCGGGACACTGCCCGCCGGGTCGGCGTCCCTGTAGTACTCCACACCCTGGACCAGGGAGCTGGCGCAGTTGCCGACTCCCGCGATTGCTACACGAACCGAACCCATCGGGGCTCCTTCCATACTTCTGTCCGGTTCACCGGTCAGAAGGTCATTTCTCGTTCTCTAGGCTGCTCTGCGCTGTGCGCGAGACGTCCGCTTCGTCGCGTACGCCATCGTCATCCCCCAGATCCCCCTGACCCGCTGCCTGCTCGTTGATCGCAGGCTTGGGGTTGCGCTCGGCATCGATCAGCGAGGAGAGCCAACGGACCTCCCGCTCGACCGACTCGACACCGTGAC includes:
- a CDS encoding helix-turn-helix domain-containing protein translates to MRPDNDTTSDRPTPIGNGAAANGRGLILFGAVSVALISTAAAYVAMVGFGRDVLAMGTINAYAFAGVFELSLVTVALMAREAAQQDRPAQTLLTLTWLLSAASGFFAGWHEIHLGHAATAAAFRFIVPLLAALMWHLALVGDRHLAMERSWSDLRMGARMHALLATRVEWRRARDTAVRKRTASSRRKLERAQKRYWRAEAVALRSVAPGAMREQITQWVDAFAAVAEGTRQADRLPITLPDVHEALSVPVAEQVPHVAPARGSDRAIEAPTDIPFDRTADTVSDVPREVTPSREPRTREMASALATPDARQRVSSRVPDAARTAAEAAPGAGMVPQFSNGRTATKPADADGALLDRIPFPENIPDPEPAIDYPDIFPDEIAELLANLPDDKAEASRLLVDAGARIPDVAAQLGVSTSSVYRWTRAKA
- a CDS encoding ABC transporter ATP-binding protein, whose translation is MSAEELLRLTGVARTVELPDGEDLHILTGVDLHVRRGDHVGIVGRSGTGKSTLLNLLGLLDRPTGGTLEWAGRNVTDISSRQAARIRGRDVGFVFQQFNLLPGRTALENVMAPLLYASGREFWQRRRIAATMLDKVGLGDRLDAMPQFLSGGEQQRIAIARALVRTPSVVLADEPTGALDVETGAMVMRLLDQATYDSGAALITITHDQNVAALARRRFRLAEGRLHPLTEEAVA
- a CDS encoding ABC transporter permease, whose translation is MRTALARIVTGLAASTVEAWQELRIHKLRVLLSLVGVAVAVASITATVAAGQIAKQMFTESYETDGRPAHISIMAYDDRNGMPLSVERVRPAFQTVAERFDVTYASARISAYDIKATTASRSKRIELMGVDPAYAAIHRVVVPQGRWLEESDTERLSPALVVDETFLKKLGLQGTPLPTAVELNGQGLSVTATIVGVTSLRGYGTPRAFMLADSLEHWQTGTPSDASYEMWVPVEGADQLASEINLAMRAELPGLQVDAQRDDYMAWGGEDPIGPIKWVIIGIAGIILLLGALSLLNIALVTIQQRIREIGIRRSFGATTGRVFFSVMMESVVATVVAGVIGVLLAVAAVKNPLVEKYVLQGIDDVPPFPLSAAFLGLAVALAVGAIAGILPAMIAARVKIIDAIRF
- a CDS encoding inositol-3-phosphate synthase translates to MGSVRVAIAGVGNCASSLVQGVEYYRDADPAGSVPGLMHVTFGDYHVSDVEFVAAFDVDDKKVGKDLSEAINASENNTIKIADVPFTGVEVQRGPTLDGLGKYYKQTISESGLDPVDVVSILREKEVDVLVSYLPVGSEEADKFYAQCAIDAGVAFVNALPVFIASDPEWAAKFEAAGVPIVGDDIKSQVGATITHRVMAKLFEDRGVALDRTYQLNVGGNMDFKNMLERERLESKKVSKTQAVTSNLKGELADKIDDRNVHIGPSDYVQWLDDRKWAYVRLEGRAFGDVPLNLEYKLEVWDSPNSAGIIIDAVRAAKIAKDRGIGGPIIPASAYLMKSPPVQIEDTEGRAQLEAFIRGE